A section of the Leptospira kobayashii genome encodes:
- a CDS encoding FHA domain-containing protein — MVRNWKRQDGSFCKSRFVLIFLSLCFGGEVFAEKRFQIIDWDVSGYPEIQVDLKTRIPFSASDSEIQILEDIAGAKKVSTSYKLTTDSEPTPVHFYLSIPSYANWEEKTWLVQFAANIASIAEKSRGKFFLNVQSDDQFLFYEGIPASKLSPSFSLPKEKEPKYPIRSWEKVIGRIQSDSNVSKVMIVVSFQTDWMDKFRIAEFARKVNSENLDFIIIAPTTIETTKLASYVKGKFYPITRQESYIELYQELNHLILPKVRLVYLSPWNLSLWKNNEILTDVIIGEGDRLSFKYEISFLHSFYRKAKDPLVFYPVLLFSIILCLSVLYFLRGYSAPNLQEKKAPSPPEKKNIPTTKDFENERNKNELEVYERVYGDSLERARENEIISQMIEREEVSGESYSTAVLILKEGVFAGTQFSIRSDEVLIGSGEACEIVLQDSHIEPVHAKVKKVRGRYLLFDCASESGVSLNGKKLLRPKALFDLDEIKIGRTLISFRGR, encoded by the coding sequence ATGGTAAGGAATTGGAAAAGGCAAGACGGTTCTTTTTGTAAGTCTAGGTTCGTTCTTATTTTTCTATCTCTCTGTTTCGGAGGAGAGGTTTTTGCTGAAAAAAGATTTCAAATCATCGATTGGGATGTTTCCGGATATCCTGAAATCCAAGTGGATTTAAAAACCAGAATTCCTTTTTCCGCTTCCGATTCGGAAATTCAGATTTTAGAAGATATTGCCGGTGCAAAGAAAGTAAGTACCAGTTATAAACTCACAACCGATTCGGAACCCACTCCCGTTCATTTTTATCTATCTATTCCCAGTTATGCGAATTGGGAAGAAAAAACCTGGCTGGTTCAATTTGCCGCCAATATTGCCTCCATTGCGGAAAAATCCCGGGGGAAATTCTTTCTCAACGTACAATCCGATGATCAGTTTTTATTTTACGAGGGAATTCCCGCCTCCAAACTATCTCCTTCTTTTTCCCTGCCCAAAGAAAAGGAGCCGAAATATCCTATCAGATCTTGGGAAAAGGTAATCGGAAGAATCCAATCCGATTCGAATGTTTCCAAAGTAATGATCGTTGTTAGCTTTCAGACGGATTGGATGGACAAATTCAGAATTGCCGAGTTCGCAAGAAAGGTAAATTCGGAAAACCTGGATTTTATCATCATCGCACCTACCACAATCGAAACAACGAAACTGGCAAGTTATGTGAAAGGAAAGTTTTATCCGATCACTAGACAAGAATCCTATATTGAACTTTACCAGGAATTGAACCATTTGATTTTACCGAAGGTAAGACTGGTTTATCTTTCTCCTTGGAATCTTTCCCTTTGGAAAAACAATGAAATACTAACTGATGTTATTATCGGAGAAGGGGATCGTTTGAGTTTTAAATATGAGATTTCCTTTTTGCATAGTTTTTACAGAAAAGCAAAAGATCCTCTCGTATTTTATCCGGTTCTTCTATTTTCCATCATACTTTGTCTTTCCGTTCTATATTTTTTAAGAGGATATTCTGCTCCTAACCTCCAGGAAAAAAAGGCTCCATCTCCACCGGAGAAAAAGAATATCCCGACGACGAAAGACTTTGAAAACGAAAGAAATAAAAACGAATTGGAAGTCTACGAACGGGTGTATGGCGATTCTTTGGAACGAGCCCGTGAAAACGAAATCATTTCCCAAATGATTGAAAGGGAAGAAGTCAGCGGGGAATCTTACTCCACGGCGGTTTTGATTTTGAAAGAAGGGGTATTTGCGGGAACGCAGTTCTCAATTCGATCCGACGAGGTTTTAATCGGGTCGGGGGAGGCTTGCGAAATCGTTTTACAGGATTCTCATATAGAGCCGGTCCATGCGAAAGTTAAGAAAGTAAGAGGCCGTTATCTTTTGTTCGATTGTGCATCCGAATCCGGAGTTAGTTTGAACGGCAAAAAATTATTACGTCCCAAAGCGCTTTTCGACTTGGATGAGATTAAAATCGGAAGGACTTTAATTTCCTTCCGGGGCAGATAA
- a CDS encoding O-antigen ligase family protein, with the protein MPNTATILSSQPSMSRKETFQKLTVVFLSLFWVAVPFSVSVSQISAILSLLCFVLVFRFPKPRDIPIFWIGIGIYLWIFGIRFLSGIENFPEWKKVLTHSEFSDFWMFLILPVLQSQPNQDKTKIRRFVQIGACFLILSGLISAVFPYRLASFVMDGFQYLDGKRLPHLIGHLPILGIPIYLPIGFQNTHLTYGGLLSLFLPFLILKTFRLLKLKKLRKGKFAWVVLFHLVLSSSGILLLFLNQSRSIWIGLSVSLIFYLSVKSKINWESICRFLGKFYIRIIFASSLFLIVFFVLYRSNWLFQRSIDQLFTKQTLENQRVWIHKGTRNIIETHPYFGVGAGNYKKEFESSYLDLIEKKPYLYYEISITPKSHAHHDFLHFVSLGGVVAAVLFLFLWIQILISFLRNPKHFGQYLGVYSVFIAGFFQCYLLDDEVMLPFLGILALIPGNTTNIPFQTKLKHFVLFILFPLLISLSLIYLGTKTKEDELFLHRTRDANNFLSPIAQKTIGGNMQMLPHSEDNFFYFKLEGCLSHFANLNGKKKKRDEPYSLQIDLPDHSEGIFPDEVKIELRERESFDQDQKYKAHSERVLSEKKFPLQKGENKFEFSNILFSNSEEIYFLDFGIEYIWKNEKEKLAQKLIPKIKISENCGE; encoded by the coding sequence TTGCCAAACACTGCCACCATCCTAAGTTCCCAACCAAGCATGTCTAGGAAAGAAACATTTCAAAAGCTCACTGTAGTTTTTCTCTCTTTGTTTTGGGTCGCAGTTCCTTTTTCCGTATCGGTCTCTCAAATCTCCGCCATACTTTCCTTGCTTTGTTTTGTATTGGTTTTTCGATTCCCAAAGCCGAGGGACATTCCTATTTTCTGGATTGGAATCGGAATCTATCTTTGGATCTTTGGAATTCGCTTTTTATCCGGCATCGAAAACTTCCCAGAATGGAAGAAAGTTCTCACTCATTCCGAATTCAGCGATTTTTGGATGTTTTTAATCTTGCCGGTTTTACAAAGCCAACCGAATCAGGACAAAACGAAAATTAGGCGATTCGTTCAGATAGGTGCCTGCTTCTTAATTCTCTCCGGACTAATTTCCGCTGTTTTTCCCTACCGGTTGGCAAGTTTCGTAATGGACGGATTTCAATATCTGGATGGGAAAAGACTCCCACATCTCATCGGACACCTTCCTATTCTAGGTATACCGATCTATCTGCCGATCGGATTCCAGAACACCCACCTAACATACGGCGGGCTATTGTCTTTGTTTCTTCCGTTTTTAATCCTAAAAACCTTTCGACTTTTAAAATTAAAAAAATTACGGAAAGGAAAGTTTGCCTGGGTAGTCCTTTTTCATTTGGTTCTTTCCTCCTCGGGAATTTTACTATTATTTTTAAACCAAAGCCGTTCGATTTGGATCGGTCTCTCCGTTTCCTTGATTTTTTATCTATCTGTCAAAAGTAAAATCAATTGGGAATCAATCTGCAGATTTCTCGGGAAATTTTACATTCGCATTATATTCGCTAGCTCACTATTCCTTATTGTTTTTTTTGTCTTATACAGATCCAATTGGCTTTTTCAAAGATCTATAGATCAATTATTTACGAAACAAACTTTGGAAAACCAAAGAGTATGGATTCACAAAGGAACCAGAAATATAATCGAAACCCATCCCTATTTCGGAGTGGGCGCAGGGAATTATAAAAAGGAATTCGAGTCTTCCTATCTGGATCTGATAGAGAAAAAACCTTATCTGTATTATGAAATTTCCATTACGCCAAAATCCCATGCACATCATGATTTTTTACATTTTGTAAGCTTGGGAGGTGTTGTAGCGGCGGTATTATTTCTTTTTTTATGGATTCAAATTCTGATTTCGTTTTTGCGAAACCCGAAACATTTCGGACAGTATTTGGGTGTTTATTCCGTTTTCATTGCAGGTTTTTTTCAATGTTATCTGTTAGATGACGAGGTCATGCTTCCGTTTTTAGGCATTCTGGCACTCATCCCTGGGAACACTACAAACATTCCTTTCCAAACAAAACTGAAACATTTCGTTTTATTTATTTTGTTTCCCTTACTTATTTCATTAAGTCTGATCTATCTTGGCACAAAAACAAAGGAAGACGAATTATTTCTTCACAGAACAAGAGATGCGAATAACTTTTTATCACCTATCGCACAAAAAACGATAGGTGGCAATATGCAGATGCTCCCCCATTCGGAAGACAATTTCTTTTATTTCAAACTGGAAGGTTGCCTCAGTCATTTCGCCAATTTGAACGGAAAAAAGAAGAAAAGGGACGAACCTTATTCCCTCCAAATCGATCTACCGGATCATTCGGAGGGAATTTTTCCGGACGAGGTAAAAATCGAGTTAAGAGAAAGAGAAAGTTTCGACCAAGACCAAAAATACAAAGCACATTCGGAAAGAGTTCTTTCCGAGAAAAAATTCCCACTGCAAAAAGGAGAAAACAAATTCGAATTTTCTAATATTCTATTTTCAAATTCGGAAGAGATTTACTTTTTAGATTTCGGGATTGAATATATTTGGAAGAATGAAAAGGAAAAACTTGCGCAGAAATTGATCCCTAAGATAAAAATCAGTGAAAATTGCGGGGAATAA
- a CDS encoding LIMLP_04285 family protein produces the protein MNRNLLYTLLFSFLVSSLYADSVTIKASKQLIENVKTSNPSPSEVLVESKDGTKQTFKKNQITVVTSPVVWEDAKPAEKPGFFSRMFGSNKKEETKEAAVTGTGPEEKKEEPKSFFDRRFPEIAMGTMAILWILLP, from the coding sequence ATGAATCGAAATTTACTTTATACTTTGCTTTTTTCCTTTTTGGTTTCTTCGCTTTATGCTGATTCGGTCACGATCAAAGCTTCCAAACAGTTGATTGAAAATGTAAAGACATCCAACCCGAGTCCTTCGGAAGTCCTAGTGGAATCAAAGGATGGAACCAAACAAACGTTTAAAAAGAATCAAATTACAGTTGTTACATCTCCTGTAGTTTGGGAAGATGCGAAGCCTGCGGAAAAACCCGGTTTCTTTTCCAGAATGTTCGGTTCGAATAAAAAAGAAGAAACGAAAGAGGCGGCAGTGACCGGCACCGGACCGGAAGAGAAAAAAGAAGAACCTAAGTCCTTCTTTGACCGCCGTTTTCCGGAAATCGCCATGGGAACGATGGCGATCCTTTGGATACTACTTCCTTAA
- a CDS encoding ATP-binding cassette domain-containing protein: MSNPLVSIRSANLFTPNGTRIWKDLNWDLFSSEIHALIGESGSGKTTLAYSLFGLLGEGWKYDFSHWDVLGHDLSYWSGPFGEELRGRSIFLVPQNPNLAFHPYRKIKDQVIDFFRLGLRSSKDPREILELWEEMGITRPEEKWNSYANGLSGGEKQRICLSLALLGDYRILVLDEPTTGLDANTEKWALRAIRRKVEESDLGVIFISHDLRIVESMASRITIMKEGSTIESFPIKDRKIEPTTEYGKELEKARRFFL; the protein is encoded by the coding sequence ATGTCTAACCCTCTCGTTTCCATCCGGTCTGCCAATCTATTCACTCCGAATGGAACTAGGATTTGGAAGGATTTAAACTGGGACTTATTTTCTTCCGAGATTCACGCATTGATCGGAGAGTCAGGTTCCGGAAAAACCACACTCGCCTATTCTTTGTTCGGTTTACTTGGAGAAGGTTGGAAGTATGATTTTTCGCATTGGGATGTTTTAGGACATGATCTTTCCTATTGGTCCGGTCCATTCGGAGAAGAACTGAGAGGTAGATCTATTTTTTTAGTCCCACAAAATCCGAATCTTGCATTTCATCCCTATCGAAAGATAAAAGACCAGGTGATCGACTTTTTCCGATTGGGGCTTAGAAGCTCAAAAGATCCTAGAGAGATTCTGGAACTTTGGGAAGAGATGGGGATCACCCGTCCGGAAGAAAAATGGAATTCCTATGCAAATGGACTTTCCGGGGGAGAAAAACAAAGAATTTGTCTATCTTTGGCACTTCTGGGGGACTATCGTATTTTGGTATTAGATGAACCGACTACCGGCCTGGATGCAAATACCGAAAAATGGGCGCTTCGGGCCATCCGAAGGAAGGTAGAGGAAAGTGATCTCGGAGTCATTTTTATTTCCCATGACCTAAGGATCGTCGAAAGTATGGCCTCCCGGATTACGATAATGAAAGAAGGGAGTACAATTGAAAGCTTCCCCATCAAGGACAGAAAAATTGAACCGACTACGGAATATGGTAAGGAATTGGAAAAGGCAAGACGGTTCTTTTTGTAA
- a CDS encoding glycosyltransferase family 2 protein, whose protein sequence is MFGKPKRKLSLAIITFNEEKNIQACIDSIKSIADEIVILDSFSTDKTKSISKKNPKVRFFENSFQGHVEQKNLAISYCKHEWVLSLDADERASEELQKSILSFLEKDEVTEDGFQIARLTHHMGRWIYHSGWYPQRRFRLFRKDKAVWVGENPHDFIELKDSSKGGVLQGDILHYSFLDFSHQITTINQFSSIVSYTRYAKGNSFSLIKSILKPIGKFIEIYIMKRGFLDGIPGLYIALASSFSTFLKYAKVYELEKKFIEKPSNMRKDYGEKK, encoded by the coding sequence GTGTTTGGCAAACCAAAAAGAAAACTTTCCCTTGCGATCATCACTTTTAACGAAGAGAAAAATATCCAAGCCTGTATTGATTCCATAAAGTCAATCGCAGACGAAATTGTGATCTTGGATTCTTTTAGTACGGATAAAACAAAATCCATCTCCAAAAAAAACCCGAAAGTCCGTTTTTTTGAAAACTCTTTCCAGGGACATGTGGAACAAAAAAACCTGGCTATTTCTTACTGCAAACACGAATGGGTTTTATCTTTGGATGCGGACGAAAGGGCGAGTGAAGAATTACAAAAATCGATTCTCTCTTTTTTGGAAAAAGATGAGGTGACTGAAGACGGTTTTCAGATCGCAAGGTTAACACATCATATGGGGCGTTGGATTTATCACAGCGGTTGGTATCCTCAAAGGCGTTTCAGGCTGTTTCGAAAAGATAAGGCAGTATGGGTGGGAGAAAATCCTCATGATTTTATCGAATTGAAAGATTCTTCCAAAGGAGGAGTTTTACAAGGAGATATACTTCATTATAGTTTTCTCGATTTCTCCCATCAAATCACAACTATCAATCAATTTTCTTCTATTGTTTCTTATACCCGTTATGCGAAGGGTAATTCTTTTTCCCTCATCAAATCCATTTTGAAGCCGATCGGAAAATTTATTGAAATCTATATTATGAAACGGGGATTTTTGGACGGAATTCCGGGACTATATATTGCCTTAGCATCCTCTTTTTCCACATTTTTGAAATATGCAAAGGTATACGAATTGGAAAAGAAGTTCATCGAAAAACCGTCTAATATGAGAAAGGATTATGGCGAAAAAAAATAA
- the queF gene encoding preQ(1) synthase encodes MSEKKSVSLYEDKQDHIPSWKTPEIEWFANVYSGREYKIEFTIPEFTAVCPKTGLPDFGTIFIEYSPNEKCIELKSLKEYVLAFRNVGIFHENVVNKILEDLIQAVDPNYLKVIGDYNIRGGVKTIVSREYKK; translated from the coding sequence ATGTCGGAAAAAAAATCCGTTTCTCTCTACGAGGACAAACAAGACCACATCCCCTCCTGGAAGACCCCGGAAATCGAATGGTTTGCCAATGTCTACTCAGGTAGGGAATATAAAATCGAATTCACCATCCCTGAATTCACGGCAGTATGCCCCAAAACAGGTTTGCCAGACTTTGGAACCATTTTCATAGAGTATTCCCCCAACGAAAAGTGCATCGAACTGAAATCTCTCAAAGAATACGTTCTGGCATTTCGAAATGTAGGGATTTTTCATGAAAATGTAGTCAATAAAATTCTGGAAGATCTGATTCAAGCGGTCGATCCCAATTATTTAAAAGTGATCGGCGACTACAATATCCGCGGAGGAGTCAAAACTATAGTGAGTCGGGAATACAAAAAATAG
- a CDS encoding LBBP_01157 family protein, translating to MAKKNKPSLWSRILSSVFGSDSKSEIVKTRKKEPQHFNLEWKIAHDKYKDLLLTKQIETGLVVERKGYKLHKTNDRLFRLEGENFSVVIATGNSLYPNKDGKTTGILFVDEGELNQAIQADFSQLEGFLDRVSIPKTDTGVLSNSSKVKDWKMILTWDLFWKEQLLLQISPNNMALIILALGEDGRKFFESVATDRQKKLVRDEFFFLNQGKISSTDNPHGKNKNLFGFGAAMREFSDKITLIQNKMEKENES from the coding sequence ATGGCGAAAAAAAATAAACCTTCTCTTTGGAGTCGCATTCTTTCCTCAGTATTCGGTTCCGATTCGAAATCGGAAATCGTAAAAACCAGAAAGAAAGAGCCGCAACATTTTAATCTGGAATGGAAGATCGCTCACGATAAATACAAAGATCTTCTTCTCACCAAACAGATAGAAACCGGTTTGGTTGTGGAAAGAAAAGGGTATAAGTTGCACAAAACGAATGATAGGTTGTTTCGTTTGGAAGGAGAAAATTTTTCCGTTGTTATCGCTACGGGAAATTCTCTTTATCCCAATAAGGATGGAAAAACCACCGGGATACTTTTTGTAGACGAAGGGGAATTGAACCAGGCGATTCAGGCCGATTTTTCCCAATTGGAAGGCTTTCTCGATCGTGTGAGTATTCCCAAAACCGATACTGGAGTTCTTTCCAATTCATCAAAGGTGAAGGACTGGAAAATGATTTTGACTTGGGATCTATTTTGGAAAGAACAATTATTATTACAGATTTCTCCGAATAATATGGCGCTCATTATATTGGCATTAGGTGAAGACGGACGTAAGTTTTTCGAGTCGGTTGCGACTGACCGTCAGAAAAAATTGGTAAGAGATGAATTCTTTTTTCTAAACCAGGGCAAAATATCATCTACGGACAATCCTCATGGAAAAAACAAAAACCTATTCGGATTCGGTGCTGCCATGCGCGAATTTTCCGACAAGATAACCTTAATACAGAATAAAATGGAAAAAGAAAATGAATCATAA
- a CDS encoding D-sedoheptulose 7-phosphate isomerase, producing the protein MNHNTLITSHIEDSIRTKQSVLESLIPSIEAAGKLAVESLNSGGMLYFCGNGGSSCDASHIAAELVIRYKSGNERKAIPAIALNADQAVLTACSNDYGYEHIFKRQLEAFGKPNDLFVGLTTSGNSKNILLALDEAKRIGMKSLLLLGGDGGKAKGLATREIIVPSNVTARIQESHILIGHILCSIIEKELFGLD; encoded by the coding sequence ATGAATCATAATACTTTAATAACTTCGCATATAGAGGATTCCATTCGGACAAAACAATCGGTTTTGGAATCGTTGATTCCTTCCATCGAGGCTGCGGGCAAGTTAGCGGTTGAGAGTTTGAATTCCGGAGGAATGTTGTATTTTTGCGGAAACGGCGGGTCCAGTTGCGACGCTTCCCATATTGCTGCGGAGCTTGTGATTCGTTACAAGTCGGGTAACGAAAGAAAGGCGATTCCTGCCATTGCACTCAATGCGGATCAGGCGGTTCTAACCGCATGTTCCAACGATTACGGATATGAACATATTTTCAAAAGACAACTGGAAGCATTCGGCAAACCGAACGATTTGTTCGTGGGTCTTACCACTTCCGGAAATTCCAAAAACATCTTACTTGCTTTGGATGAAGCAAAAAGAATAGGAATGAAATCTTTATTACTTTTGGGTGGTGACGGTGGAAAAGCAAAAGGTCTTGCCACTCGGGAAATCATAGTTCCCTCGAATGTAACTGCAAGAATCCAGGAATCCCATATTCTGATCGGTCATATACTTTGCAGTATCATAGAAAAGGAACTTTTTGGATTGGACTAA
- the guaA gene encoding glutamine-hydrolyzing GMP synthase — MKSDKKIAVIDFGSQYTHLLASRIRRLGAYTEILSNEEPLSVYSSYAGLVLSGGPSSVYEEGAPLLPKEFFQLTVPILGICYGHQLLMKTLGGEVVSSSSKEYGPATLNLVSGKKSKLTEKVSVHSKVWMSHGDEVTKLPDGFEIMGDSDNCRYAFVSDESRNYFGIQFHPEVTHSEEGETILGNFIRICGLANSWNLTSFLEREIDILKKKVPTDKNVFLLVSGGVDSSVAYLLLAKALGKDRVKGLLVDTGFMRKNEVSGLKENLDKLGFDLTVWDESSEFYRLLADKSEPEEKRKIVGDQFLEAQSKAIDSLGLDSENWILGQGTIYPDTIESGGTKHSHKIKTHHNRVPAIQKLIESGKIIEPIAELYKDEVRSLGKLLGLPDLWIERHPFPGPGLVVRMIASQETKDKEGEREALSLAKGLDPNANVGVLPIQSVGVQGDQRSYAHCAVLNDFTKDWKQLEDLSIQITNGIKTINRVVFAPDLSILPERFFYNRIKMDKFHSDLLRDADSIVTEHLYKEKIHTKIWQMPVVLVPVGLRPDSFGIVLRPVESQEAMTANFYQMDRDILSRITSEILKITSISLVLYDLTHKPPGTIEWE, encoded by the coding sequence ATGAAAAGTGATAAAAAAATCGCGGTTATTGATTTCGGCAGCCAATACACACATTTACTTGCTTCTAGAATTCGCAGGCTAGGAGCTTACACGGAAATCCTAAGCAATGAAGAACCACTCTCGGTTTATTCCTCTTATGCAGGCCTCGTATTATCGGGAGGTCCTTCCAGTGTTTATGAAGAAGGCGCACCGTTACTGCCCAAAGAGTTTTTTCAACTCACAGTTCCCATCCTGGGAATTTGTTACGGCCATCAACTTTTGATGAAAACCTTAGGAGGAGAAGTCGTTTCCTCTTCCAGCAAAGAATATGGTCCCGCTACCCTTAACTTGGTTTCCGGTAAAAAATCAAAACTAACGGAAAAAGTTTCCGTTCATTCCAAAGTTTGGATGAGTCATGGAGATGAAGTTACAAAACTCCCGGACGGATTTGAGATTATGGGAGATTCGGATAATTGTCGTTATGCTTTCGTTTCCGACGAATCCAGAAATTACTTTGGAATCCAATTTCATCCTGAAGTGACCCATTCCGAAGAAGGGGAAACTATACTTGGAAATTTCATCCGGATTTGCGGACTTGCCAATTCATGGAATTTGACTTCCTTTCTTGAAAGGGAGATAGACATTCTTAAGAAAAAAGTTCCTACCGATAAAAACGTATTTTTACTCGTTTCGGGAGGTGTCGATTCATCCGTCGCCTATTTATTATTAGCCAAAGCTTTGGGTAAAGACAGAGTGAAGGGATTACTTGTTGACACCGGTTTTATGCGAAAGAACGAAGTGAGCGGACTTAAGGAAAATTTGGACAAACTGGGATTTGATCTGACCGTCTGGGATGAGAGCTCCGAATTTTATCGACTCCTGGCCGACAAGTCGGAACCTGAGGAAAAAAGAAAGATAGTAGGAGATCAGTTTTTAGAAGCACAGTCCAAAGCTATCGATTCCTTAGGATTGGATTCCGAAAATTGGATTTTGGGACAAGGAACGATTTATCCCGATACGATCGAATCCGGCGGAACCAAACATTCCCATAAAATCAAAACCCATCACAATAGAGTACCCGCCATTCAGAAGCTGATCGAATCGGGGAAAATCATAGAGCCCATCGCCGAACTGTACAAAGACGAAGTTCGATCGCTCGGAAAACTATTGGGGTTACCCGATCTTTGGATTGAAAGACATCCTTTTCCGGGACCTGGGCTTGTGGTACGGATGATTGCATCTCAGGAAACCAAAGATAAAGAGGGGGAAAGGGAAGCACTCTCTTTGGCAAAGGGTTTGGATCCTAACGCGAACGTAGGTGTTTTACCCATTCAATCCGTGGGAGTGCAGGGAGACCAAAGAAGTTACGCTCACTGTGCGGTACTGAATGATTTTACCAAAGATTGGAAACAGTTGGAAGATCTCTCCATTCAAATTACAAACGGGATCAAGACGATTAACAGGGTTGTTTTTGCTCCGGATCTATCAATTCTTCCTGAGAGATTTTTTTATAACCGGATCAAAATGGACAAATTTCACTCCGATTTGCTCAGGGATGCGGATTCCATTGTAACGGAACATCTCTACAAGGAAAAAATCCATACAAAGATTTGGCAGATGCCTGTGGTACTTGTTCCTGTGGGGCTCCGGCCTGATAGTTTCGGAATTGTTCTGCGCCCCGTAGAATCTCAGGAAGCGATGACTGCCAATTTTTACCAAATGGATCGTGATATTCTTAGTCGCATAACAAGTGAAATACTGAAAATAACTAGTATCTCACTTGTGCTCTACGATCTAACTCATAAACCACCCGGTACGATTGAGTGGGAATAG